A section of the Heliangelus exortis chromosome 27, bHelExo1.hap1, whole genome shotgun sequence genome encodes:
- the LOC139787676 gene encoding LOW QUALITY PROTEIN: dnaJ homolog subfamily A member 1-like (The sequence of the model RefSeq protein was modified relative to this genomic sequence to represent the inferred CDS: inserted 1 base in 1 codon; deleted 1 base in 1 codon) — translation MVKETGYYDXLGVRPGASLEEIKRAYRRLALRYHHPTRTPSEGERFKQISQAYEVLSDTHKRALYDRGGERAMKEGGLGTRGGVRGFGSPMDIFDLFFGGGVRMRGRADRRGKTVVHQLSVSLEDLYNGTTRKLSLQKNIICRKCGGCGVREGAQRRCPKCHGSGMEVRIHQLGPSMIQQIQTVCSQCQGQGEWIRPRDCCLSCNGRKVVREKKILSVHLDKGMKDGQKITFHEEGDQVPGLEPGDIIIVLEQKEHPVFRRRGDDLVLRREISLADALCGCRQVIRTLDNRTLLISSQPGDVIHPGDLKCVPNEGMPVYRSPFQKGKLIIQFQVKFPDPGWLPPERLRQLQSFFPPQEEVMATEETQEVELSDYSGAGGGRRHSPRDLCPEEELEEGGFRQHLQCQTS, via the exons ATGGTGAAGGAAACGGGGTACTACG TCCTGGGGGTTCGCCCCGGGGCCAGCCTGGAGGAGATCAAGCGGGCGTACCGGCGCCTGGCCCTGCGCTACCACCACCCGACAAGAACCCCCAGCGAGGGGGAGAGG ttcAAGCAGATCTCCCAGGCCTATGAAGTGCTGTCAGACACCCACAAACGTGCCCTGTACGACcggggaggggagagggcaATGAAGGAGGGGGGCCTGGGCACCCGGGGGGGGGTCCGG GGCTTCGGGTCCCCCATGGACATCTTCGACCTCTTTTTTGGAGGAGGAGTGAGGATGCGTGGCCGGGCGGACAGGAGAG ggAAGACAGTTGTCCACCAGCTCTCAGTGTCCCTGGAAGATCTCTACAATGGCACCACCCGGAAGCTGTCCCTGCAGAAAAACATCATCTGCAGGAAGTGTGGAG gctgtgGGGTCCGGGAGGGTGCCCAGAGGAGGTGTCCGAAGTGTCACGGCTCAGGGATGGAGGTTCGGATCCACCAGTTGGGTCCCAGTATGATCCAGCAGATCCAGACAGTCTGCTCCCAGTGCCAGGGCCAGGGGGAGTGGATCCGACCCCGGGATTGCTGCCTGAGCTGCAACGGCCGCAAGGTCGtcagggagaagaaaatcctCAGTGTCCACCTGGATAaag GGATGAAGGATGGGCAGAAGATCACCTTCCACGAGGAAGGGGACCAAGTGCCTGGCCTGGAGCCCGGGGACATCATCATTgtcctggagcagaaggagcacCCAGTGTTCCGGCGGCGCGGGGACGATCTGGTGCTGAGGAGGGAAATCTCCCTGGCTGATGCTCTCTGTGGGTGCCGCCAGGTCATCCGCACGCTGGACAACAGGACCCTCCTCATCTCCTCACAGCCAG GTGACGTTATCCACCCTGGGGACCTCAAGTGTGTCCCCAACGAGGGGATGCCCGTCTACAGGAGCCCCTTCCAGAAGGGAAAACTCATCATCCAGTTCCag GTGAAGTTTCCCGATCCCGGGTGGTTGCCTCCCGAGCGGCTGCGGCAGCTCCAGAGCTTCTTCCCCCCCCAGGAGGAGGTGATGGCGACCGAGGAGACGCAGGAGGTGGAGCTGAGCGATTAcagcggggcgggggggggccGCAGACACAGCCCCCGGGACCTCTGCCCcgaggaggagctggaggagggggggttCCGACAGCACCTCCAGTGCCAAACCTCCtag
- the PRCC gene encoding proline-rich protein PRCC isoform X3 yields the protein MSLVAYASSEEESDAEEAAGEEEAAAPLPDAEQQQQQQQPQARGLFAALPPPKAPALSPQPLGSSFPLLPPPPPFLMAPPAAIGASSGEQQPRPSGLLLPPPGSAAPALLPPRSASASAALPGAGVDLRLPKPKKRTEPVRIAAPELPEGDSDSEEDEPAKKKNSAQGSGLAALLPQPKNLVVKEPNRLLLPHSFSRKSGETSWESKPGKAPGSSSRPKTLPKGSVPTTPSPSAIKAAAKSAALQVTKQMTQEEEEEESDQEELEHENFFSLSDRTQPLGGAEAFGYPSLGSEDPPPGTEPQFQDPAANAPLEFRTGAGCSGAQQGWVPKPGEDHGTYGHFPAYGEPGGYYQDYYSTEYYQEVDPAQAAPPETTPDSSFIDDEAFKRLQGKRNRGREEINFVDIKGDDQLSGAQQWLTKSLTEEKTMKSFSKKKGDQPTGQQRRKHQITYLIHQAKERELELKNTWSENKMSRRQTQAKYGF from the exons ATGTCCCTGGTGGCCTACGCCAGCAGCGAAGAGGAGAGCGATGCGGAAGAGGCCGCGGGCGAGGAGGAAGCCGCCGCTCCGCTTCCCGACGccgagcagcagcagcagcagcagcagccccaggcccGGGGACTTTTCGCCGCTTTGCCTCCCCCCAAAGCCCCGGCCCTGTCCCCGCAGCCCTTGGGCAGCTCCTTCCCCCTACTGCCGCCGCCCCCCCCTTTCCTCATGGCCCCCCCCGCTGCCATCGGGGCCTCCAGCggggagcagcagccccggccCTCGggtctcctcctgcctcccccgGGCAGCGCTGCTCCTGCCCTACTCCCGCCCCGTTCGGCCTCGGCCTCCGCTGCTCTGCCCGGGGCCGGGGTGGATTTGAGGCTTCCCAAACCCAAGAAGAGGACGGAACCGGTGCGGATCGCGGCTCCCGAGCTGCCCGAGGGAGAT tCAGATTCAGAGGAAGATGAACCcgcaaagaagaaaaactctgCTCAG GGCTCTGGTTTGGCAGCTTTGCTCCCCCAACCCAAAAACCTGGTGGTGAAGGAACCCAACcggctgctcctgccccactCCTTCTCAAGGAAATCGGGAGAAACCTCCTGGGAATCCAAGCCCGGCAAAGCCCCTGGATCCTCCTCCAGACCCAAAACTCTTCCCAAAGGCTCCGTgcccaccaccccctccccctcGGCCATCAAAGCCGCTGCCAAGAGCGCTGCCCTGCAGGTGACCAAGCAGATgacacaggaggaggaggaggaggagagcgaccaggaggagctggaacaCGAGAACTTCTTCTCCTTGTCCGACAGGACTCAGCCTCTGGGGGGGGCTGAAGCCTTCGGCTACCCCAGCCTGGGCTCAGAGGACCCCCCCCCCGGGACAGAGCCCCAGTTCCAGGACCCTGCAGCCAATGCCCCTCTGGAGTTCAGGACGGGTGCTGGGTGCAGTGGGGCACAGCAGGGATGGGTCCCCAAACCTGGGGAGGACCATGGCACCTACGGCCACTTCCCAGCCTATGGAGAGCCTGGGGGGTACTACCAG GATTATTACAGTACCGAGTACTACCAGGAGGTGGACCCGGCCCAGGCAGCACCTCCCGAGACTACCCCCGACTCCTCCTTCATCGACGACGAAGCG tTCAAGCGCCTGCAGGGGAAGCGGAATCGGGGGAGGGAAGAGATCAACTTTGTGGATATCAAAGGAGATGATCAGCTGAGTGGGGCCCAGCAGTGGCTGACCAAGTCCTTAACAGAGGAGAAGACCATGAAATCCTTCAGCAAG aaaaaaGGAGATCAGCCCACAGgccagcagaggaggaaacaCCAGATCACCTACCTGATCCATCAG GCAAAGGAGAGAGAACTGGAACTGAAAAACACGTGGTCAGAGAACAAGATGAGTCGGCGCCAGACTCAGGCCAAGTATGGGTTCTGA
- the ISG20L2 gene encoding LOW QUALITY PROTEIN: interferon-stimulated 20 kDa exonuclease-like 2 (The sequence of the model RefSeq protein was modified relative to this genomic sequence to represent the inferred CDS: inserted 1 base in 1 codon; deleted 1 base in 1 codon), which translates to MADLILNVDFAPSERPPRKGPGNPRHRRFLQRQRQRRAQKTQPGRKAKPPGPGSVPSGISTAKKPPKASKGSPPGPPPPHRMVAIDCEMVGTGPGGRRSALARCSIVGYGGEVLYDRYVRPTEPIVDYRTRWSGIRPPAHGKGSALPRARREIVGLLAGKVVVGHSIENDFRALRYQHPPALTXDTATNPLLNLRGGFPQGQRIALRRLTRELLHRDIQVGRGGHSSVEDAQATMELYRVVETEWEQHLLQTPTPPGGGSLTPRTTLETPRDKGQSPRPFWGFLDHPKTSPSIRNPPGGAEGMF; encoded by the exons atggcGGATCTGATCCTCAACGTGGACTTCGCCCCCTCCGAGCGTCCCCCCCGGAAAGGCCCCGGGAATCCCCGGCACCGGCGGTTCCTGCAGCGCCAGCGCCAGCGCCGggcccaaaaaacccaaccaggcCGCAAAGCCAAACCTCCCGGTCCCGGTTCCGTCCCCTCGGGGATCAGCACCGCGAAGAAGCCTCCAAAAGCCTCCAAAGGGTCCCCCCCCGggccgccccctccccacaggATGGTGGCGATCGATTGCGAGATGGTGGGGACGGGGCCCGGGGGCCGGCGCAGCGCCCTGGCCCGGTGCAGCATCGTGGGCTACGGGGGGGAGGTTCTGTACGATCGCTACGTCCGACCCACCGAACCCATCGTCGATTACCGGACC CGCTGGAGCGGAATCCGCCCCCCGGCACATGGCAAAGGCTCTGCCCTTCCCCGGGCACGGAGAGAG ATCgtggggctgctggcagggaaggtGGTTGTTGGCCACTCCATCGAGAACGATTTCCGGGCCCTGCGGTACCAACACCCCCCGGCGCTGA CGGACACGGCCACCAACCCCCTGCTCAACCTGCGGGGGGGCTTCCCCCAGGGGCAGAGAATCGCCCTGCGCAGGCTGACCCgggagctgctgcacagggacaTCCAG gtggGCCGGGGGGGTCACTCCTCGGTGGAGGATGCCCAGGCCACCATGGAGCTCTACAGAGTGGTGGAGACCGAGTGGGAGCAGCACCTCCTGCagaccccaaccccccccggggGGGGCTCACTGACCCCCAGGACCACCCTGGAGACCcccagggacaagggacagagCCCAAGGCccttttggggctttttggaTCATCCCAAAACGTCTCCATCCATCCGGAACCCCCcgggaggagctgagggaatGTTCTGA
- the PRCC gene encoding proline-rich protein PRCC isoform X2, with product MSLVAYASSEEESDAEEAAGEEEAAAPLPDAEQQQQQQQPQARGLFAALPPPKAPALSPQPLGSSFPLLPPPPPFLMAPPAAIGASSGEQQPRPSGLLLPPPGSAAPALLPPRSASASAALPGAGVDLRLPKPKKRTEPVRIAAPELPEGDSDSEEDEPAKKKNSAQGSGLAALLPQPKNLVVKEPNRLLLPHSFSRKSGETSWESKPGKAPGSSSRPKTLPKGSVPTTPSPSAIKAAAKSAALQVTKQMTQEEEEEESDQEELEHENFFSLSDRTQPLGGAEAFGYPSLGSEDPPPGTEPQFQDPAANAPLEFRTGAGCSGAQQGWVPKPGEDHGTYGHFPAYGEPGGYYQDYYSTEYYQEVDPAQAAPPETTPDSSFIDDEAFKRLQGKRNRGREEINFVDIKGDDQLSGAQQWLTKSLTEEKTMKSFSKKKGDQPTGQQRRKHQITYLIHQAKERELELKNTWSENKMSRRQTQANLFVSILFKIKCYLDPPGWEEEPSLPSLHSLK from the exons ATGTCCCTGGTGGCCTACGCCAGCAGCGAAGAGGAGAGCGATGCGGAAGAGGCCGCGGGCGAGGAGGAAGCCGCCGCTCCGCTTCCCGACGccgagcagcagcagcagcagcagcagccccaggcccGGGGACTTTTCGCCGCTTTGCCTCCCCCCAAAGCCCCGGCCCTGTCCCCGCAGCCCTTGGGCAGCTCCTTCCCCCTACTGCCGCCGCCCCCCCCTTTCCTCATGGCCCCCCCCGCTGCCATCGGGGCCTCCAGCggggagcagcagccccggccCTCGggtctcctcctgcctcccccgGGCAGCGCTGCTCCTGCCCTACTCCCGCCCCGTTCGGCCTCGGCCTCCGCTGCTCTGCCCGGGGCCGGGGTGGATTTGAGGCTTCCCAAACCCAAGAAGAGGACGGAACCGGTGCGGATCGCGGCTCCCGAGCTGCCCGAGGGAGAT tCAGATTCAGAGGAAGATGAACCcgcaaagaagaaaaactctgCTCAG GGCTCTGGTTTGGCAGCTTTGCTCCCCCAACCCAAAAACCTGGTGGTGAAGGAACCCAACcggctgctcctgccccactCCTTCTCAAGGAAATCGGGAGAAACCTCCTGGGAATCCAAGCCCGGCAAAGCCCCTGGATCCTCCTCCAGACCCAAAACTCTTCCCAAAGGCTCCGTgcccaccaccccctccccctcGGCCATCAAAGCCGCTGCCAAGAGCGCTGCCCTGCAGGTGACCAAGCAGATgacacaggaggaggaggaggaggagagcgaccaggaggagctggaacaCGAGAACTTCTTCTCCTTGTCCGACAGGACTCAGCCTCTGGGGGGGGCTGAAGCCTTCGGCTACCCCAGCCTGGGCTCAGAGGACCCCCCCCCCGGGACAGAGCCCCAGTTCCAGGACCCTGCAGCCAATGCCCCTCTGGAGTTCAGGACGGGTGCTGGGTGCAGTGGGGCACAGCAGGGATGGGTCCCCAAACCTGGGGAGGACCATGGCACCTACGGCCACTTCCCAGCCTATGGAGAGCCTGGGGGGTACTACCAG GATTATTACAGTACCGAGTACTACCAGGAGGTGGACCCGGCCCAGGCAGCACCTCCCGAGACTACCCCCGACTCCTCCTTCATCGACGACGAAGCG tTCAAGCGCCTGCAGGGGAAGCGGAATCGGGGGAGGGAAGAGATCAACTTTGTGGATATCAAAGGAGATGATCAGCTGAGTGGGGCCCAGCAGTGGCTGACCAAGTCCTTAACAGAGGAGAAGACCATGAAATCCTTCAGCAAG aaaaaaGGAGATCAGCCCACAGgccagcagaggaggaaacaCCAGATCACCTACCTGATCCATCAG GCAAAGGAGAGAGAACTGGAACTGAAAAACACGTGGTCAGAGAACAAGATGAGTCGGCGCCAGACTCAGGCCAA cTTGTTTGTATCAAtcctgtttaaaattaaatgttatcTTGACCCTCCTGGCTGGGAAGAGGAGCCTTCACTCCCCAGTCTTCACTCTCTAAAATGA
- the CRABP2 gene encoding cellular retinoic acid-binding protein 2 — protein MPNFSGNWKMKSSENFEELLKALGVNVMLRKIAVAAAAKPAVEIRQEGESFYIRTGTPVRTTEIRFRVGEEFEEQTVDGRPCKSLAKWVSDSKLVCEQRLLKGEGPRTAWTREVTHSGELVLTMSADDVVCTRVYVRE, from the exons ATGCCAAATTTCTCCGggaactggaaaatgaaaagttCGGAAAATTTCGAGGAGTTGCTGAAAGCGCTGG GGGTGAACGTGATGCTGCGGAAAATCGCGGTGGCAGCGGCGGCCAAACCGGCGGTGGAGATCAGGCAGGAGGGGGAGAGCTTCTACATCCGGACCGGGACCCCCGTGCGCACCACGGAGATTCGGTTCAGGGTGGGGGAGGAGTTCGAGGAGCAGACGGTGGACGGGAGGCCCTGCAAg AGTTTGGCCAAGTGGGTGAGTGACAGCAAACTGGTCTGCGAGCAGCGGCTGCTGAAGGGCGAGGGGCCCCGGACAGCCTGGACTCGGGAGGTGACCCACAGCGGGGAGCTGGTTCTG ACCATGAGCGCCGATGATGTCGTCTGCACCAGGGTCTACGTCCGGGAGTGA
- the METTL25B gene encoding LOW QUALITY PROTEIN: methyltransferase-like protein 25B (The sequence of the model RefSeq protein was modified relative to this genomic sequence to represent the inferred CDS: deleted 6 bases in 4 codons), with protein sequence MGPAMAAPPPLQCEQQRAADIIRVLTLYRPLLDAYVIDFFSEGLWSLLPPPWQKALATAAPPELADLLGGGGSGGAAWPLSLLAFAAAARALSFPRGARVGGGGSVRKGGVPRPPCQSPLLPPPLRRHVKPKKQHEIRRLGKLLQRLSLLTGCDRVVDVGSGQGHLSRFLSFGLGLSVVGVEADPRLAAAARRFDQELLRELGKRGGPKRRGVAGNPPRHPPLTPRPPQHLTGRLDPHAPWGEFLLPPDPPSDAPPSPSSSSSWGVRNPLGGPGGSVGGSRVLVTGLHACGDLSPALLRHFTRSPRVAAVASVACCHMKLSAAPGPSPPGVPPPGYPLSSWVASLPGHQLSYRAREAACHALEGFLGGLRAGGGHLRAPCYRAVLETLIRAAPARGQEGD encoded by the exons ATGG GCCCCGCCATGGCCGCCCCCCCCCCActgcagtgtgagcagcagcGCGCGGCCGACATCATCCGGGTGCTGACGTTGTACAGACCCCTGCTGGATGCTTACGTCATA gATTTTTTCTCGGAGGGGCTGtggtccctgctgccccccccctgGCAGAAAGCTTTGGCCACTGCTGCCCCCCCCGAGCTGGCAGatctgctggggggggggggctctgggggggccgCTTGGCCCCTCTCCCTTTTGGCCTTTGCCGCCGCCGCCCGGGCCCTCTCCTTCCCGCGGGGG GCacgggtggggggggggggcagcgtGAGGAAGGGGGGGGTCCCGCGCCCCCCGTGCCAGAgccccctcctgccacccccccTGCGCCGCCACGTCAAGCCCAAGAAACAGCACGAGATCCGACGCCTGGGGAAG ctcctgcagcgCCTCAGTCTCCTCACGGGCTGTGACCGCGTGGTGGACGTGGGCTCGGGGCAG ggCCACCTCTCCCGGTTCCTCTCCTTTGGGTTGGGTCTCTCCGTGGTGGGGGTCGAGGCCGATCCCCGTTTGGCTGCAGCCGCCCGGCGCTTcgaccaggagctgctgagggagctggggaaaagggggggcCCCAAACGCAGGGGGGTGGCGGGAAACCCCCCCCGacacccccccctcaccccccgaCCCCCCCAACACCTCACAGGGCGCTTGGACCCCCACGCTCCCTGGGGGGAATTCCTGTTGCCCCCTGACCCTCCTTCGGacgcccccccctccccttcctcctcttcctcctggggGGTGAGGAACCCCCTGGGGGGCCCGGGGGGGTCCGTGGGGGGGTCCCGGGTGTTGGTGACG GGGCTGCACGCCTGCGGGGACCTCAGCCCCGCGCTGCTGAGACATTTCACCCGCAGTCCCCGCGTGGCAGCGGTGGCCTCGGTCGCTTGTTGTCACATGAAGCTCTCGGCCGCCCCC GGACCCTCCCCCccgggtgtccccccccccggGTACCCCCTCAGCTCCTGGGTGGCCTCGCTGCCGGGTCACCAATTGTCCTACAGGGCCCGGGAAGCCGCCTGCCACGCGCTGGAGGGGTTCCTgggggggctgcgggca gGGGGGGGGCACCTGCGAGCCCCCTGCTACAGAGCGGTGCTGGAGACCCTCATCCGGGCAGCGCCGGcgagggggcaggagggggac
- the PRCC gene encoding proline-rich protein PRCC isoform X1 codes for MSLVAYASSEEESDAEEAAGEEEAAAPLPDAEQQQQQQQPQARGLFAALPPPKAPALSPQPLGSSFPLLPPPPPFLMAPPAAIGASSGEQQPRPSGLLLPPPGSAAPALLPPRSASASAALPGAGVDLRLPKPKKRTEPVRIAAPELPEGDSDSEEDEPAKKKNSAQGSGLAALLPQPKNLVVKEPNRLLLPHSFSRKSGETSWESKPGKAPGSSSRPKTLPKGSVPTTPSPSAIKAAAKSAALQVTKQMTQEEEEEESDQEELEHENFFSLSDRTQPLGGAEAFGYPSLGSEDPPPGTEPQFQDPAANAPLEFRTGAGCSGAQQGWVPKPGEDHGTYGHFPAYGEPGGYYQDYYSTEYYQEVDPAQAAPPETTPDSSFIDDEAFKRLQGKRNRGREEINFVDIKGDDQLSGAQQWLTKSLTEEKTMKSFSKKKGDQPTGQQRRKHQITYLIHQAKERELELKNTWSENKMSRRQTQAKKTPQRWFSSHVTCWKQTKQPPGMKCLFLGYFGIT; via the exons ATGTCCCTGGTGGCCTACGCCAGCAGCGAAGAGGAGAGCGATGCGGAAGAGGCCGCGGGCGAGGAGGAAGCCGCCGCTCCGCTTCCCGACGccgagcagcagcagcagcagcagcagccccaggcccGGGGACTTTTCGCCGCTTTGCCTCCCCCCAAAGCCCCGGCCCTGTCCCCGCAGCCCTTGGGCAGCTCCTTCCCCCTACTGCCGCCGCCCCCCCCTTTCCTCATGGCCCCCCCCGCTGCCATCGGGGCCTCCAGCggggagcagcagccccggccCTCGggtctcctcctgcctcccccgGGCAGCGCTGCTCCTGCCCTACTCCCGCCCCGTTCGGCCTCGGCCTCCGCTGCTCTGCCCGGGGCCGGGGTGGATTTGAGGCTTCCCAAACCCAAGAAGAGGACGGAACCGGTGCGGATCGCGGCTCCCGAGCTGCCCGAGGGAGAT tCAGATTCAGAGGAAGATGAACCcgcaaagaagaaaaactctgCTCAG GGCTCTGGTTTGGCAGCTTTGCTCCCCCAACCCAAAAACCTGGTGGTGAAGGAACCCAACcggctgctcctgccccactCCTTCTCAAGGAAATCGGGAGAAACCTCCTGGGAATCCAAGCCCGGCAAAGCCCCTGGATCCTCCTCCAGACCCAAAACTCTTCCCAAAGGCTCCGTgcccaccaccccctccccctcGGCCATCAAAGCCGCTGCCAAGAGCGCTGCCCTGCAGGTGACCAAGCAGATgacacaggaggaggaggaggaggagagcgaccaggaggagctggaacaCGAGAACTTCTTCTCCTTGTCCGACAGGACTCAGCCTCTGGGGGGGGCTGAAGCCTTCGGCTACCCCAGCCTGGGCTCAGAGGACCCCCCCCCCGGGACAGAGCCCCAGTTCCAGGACCCTGCAGCCAATGCCCCTCTGGAGTTCAGGACGGGTGCTGGGTGCAGTGGGGCACAGCAGGGATGGGTCCCCAAACCTGGGGAGGACCATGGCACCTACGGCCACTTCCCAGCCTATGGAGAGCCTGGGGGGTACTACCAG GATTATTACAGTACCGAGTACTACCAGGAGGTGGACCCGGCCCAGGCAGCACCTCCCGAGACTACCCCCGACTCCTCCTTCATCGACGACGAAGCG tTCAAGCGCCTGCAGGGGAAGCGGAATCGGGGGAGGGAAGAGATCAACTTTGTGGATATCAAAGGAGATGATCAGCTGAGTGGGGCCCAGCAGTGGCTGACCAAGTCCTTAACAGAGGAGAAGACCATGAAATCCTTCAGCAAG aaaaaaGGAGATCAGCCCACAGgccagcagaggaggaaacaCCAGATCACCTACCTGATCCATCAG GCAAAGGAGAGAGAACTGGAACTGAAAAACACGTGGTCAGAGAACAAGATGAGTCGGCGCCAGACTCAGGCCAA GAAAACTCCCCAGAGGTGGTTTTCCTCCCATGTTACCTGCTGGAAACAAACGAAGCAGCCGCCAGGAATGAAGTGTCTTTTCTTAGGATATTTTGGAATAACCTGA